From one Agathobaculum sp. NTUH-O15-33 genomic stretch:
- a CDS encoding hybrid sensor histidine kinase/response regulator produces MDMTTQGKDYEYATLMNMLHVSVSKHLLDEHFTMVWANSFYYDLIGYPKEEYEALYHNHCDTYYVNDALGIHDDKELAELTDAVMKALSTGRNGYTLTSRMRRKSGEYIWVQMTATFTDEYIDGRQVSYTVMTDVTESMQQRIEQTAAYDNLPGFVAKYRIDPEMHIRIMEVNSQFNTFFGAGSSRIDTAAVIFQNNLKQNEEVIRAHRQELTAGKPVHFVIHVENSAGKTFWLQVNASCVDRQGGDYIYLAIFIDITNETELRSMQEKLEQQARELQQALELAEHASRAKTDFLSHMSHDIRTPMNAIVGMTDIAKAHLNEPEKMLDCLGKIELSSRHLLGLINDVLDMSRIENGNIAINTAPVSLPELLENVVTITQPSIKAREQQFAVQLHHVRHERYCSDALRLRQILINLLSNASKFTPSGGAVTVDIEEFPGTAPAGAELRIRVADTGIGMSAGYLEHIFDPFSREQDSRVDKTEGSGLGMAITKRLVELLGGSIEVQSEVGVGTTFVVRLPMEIDDTATELCRFPELKVLVVDDGAYTLEYLEQLLGELQVKAECTSSGADAVEKVVRASREGRDYDAVILDWKMPELDGLHTAERIREKVGRQFPILIMSAYDWSDIEDVAKRAGVNGFLQKPIFRSTLCYGIKRYVLQQKAEKSVQPTYDFSGKRLLLVEDNELNREIAVELLQRTGAIVDTACNGKQGIERFENVPEGYYALILMDIQMPVMDGLAATRVIRALSRADAATVPIIAMTADAFAEDVVAAKQAGMTSHLAKPIDVAELYRVIQACLA; encoded by the coding sequence ATGGATATGACGACCCAAGGGAAGGATTATGAATATGCAACGCTGATGAATATGCTGCATGTCAGCGTCAGCAAGCATCTTTTGGATGAACATTTTACAATGGTGTGGGCCAACTCGTTTTATTATGATCTGATCGGCTACCCCAAAGAGGAATACGAAGCGCTATACCACAACCATTGCGATACTTATTATGTGAACGACGCGCTCGGCATACACGATGACAAGGAGCTTGCGGAATTGACGGACGCCGTCATGAAGGCGCTGTCCACCGGAAGGAACGGCTACACCCTCACTTCCAGAATGCGCCGCAAGAGCGGGGAATACATTTGGGTACAGATGACGGCCACCTTCACGGATGAATACATCGACGGCCGGCAGGTCTCCTATACCGTTATGACCGATGTCACGGAAAGCATGCAGCAGCGGATCGAGCAAACGGCCGCCTATGACAATTTGCCCGGCTTTGTGGCAAAATACCGGATTGACCCGGAAATGCATATCCGAATCATGGAAGTAAACAGCCAGTTCAATACGTTTTTCGGCGCGGGAAGCAGCCGGATCGACACGGCCGCCGTTATTTTTCAAAACAACCTGAAGCAGAACGAGGAAGTCATCCGAGCCCACCGGCAGGAGCTGACCGCGGGAAAACCGGTGCATTTTGTGATCCATGTGGAAAACAGCGCGGGCAAGACCTTTTGGCTGCAAGTCAACGCCTCCTGCGTCGACCGGCAGGGCGGGGACTATATCTATCTGGCGATTTTTATCGACATCACGAACGAGACCGAATTGCGCAGTATGCAGGAAAAGCTGGAGCAGCAGGCGCGCGAGCTACAGCAGGCGCTCGAACTGGCGGAACATGCGAGCCGGGCCAAAACGGATTTCCTATCCCATATGTCGCATGATATCCGCACGCCCATGAACGCGATCGTCGGCATGACGGATATTGCCAAGGCGCACCTGAACGAGCCGGAAAAAATGCTCGACTGCCTTGGCAAGATCGAGCTGTCCAGCCGCCATTTGCTGGGCCTGATCAACGATGTGCTGGACATGAGCCGGATCGAAAACGGCAATATCGCGATCAATACCGCGCCGGTATCCCTGCCCGAGCTGCTGGAAAACGTGGTAACGATCACACAGCCGAGCATCAAGGCGAGGGAGCAGCAGTTTGCCGTGCAGCTGCATCATGTGCGGCACGAGCGCTATTGCTCGGACGCGCTGCGCCTGCGGCAGATTCTGATCAACCTGCTGTCCAACGCGTCCAAATTCACGCCGTCCGGCGGCGCGGTGACGGTGGATATCGAAGAGTTTCCGGGGACAGCGCCGGCCGGCGCGGAACTGCGCATTCGGGTGGCGGATACGGGCATCGGCATGAGCGCAGGCTATCTCGAACACATTTTCGATCCCTTTTCCCGCGAGCAGGACAGCCGCGTGGATAAGACCGAGGGCAGCGGGCTGGGCATGGCGATCACCAAACGTCTTGTCGAGCTGCTGGGCGGCAGCATCGAGGTGCAGAGCGAGGTGGGCGTTGGCACGACCTTTGTCGTCCGCCTGCCCATGGAGATCGACGATACCGCGACGGAGCTTTGCCGGTTCCCGGAGCTAAAGGTCCTCGTGGTGGACGACGGCGCGTACACGCTGGAATATTTGGAGCAGCTGCTCGGTGAATTGCAGGTCAAAGCGGAATGCACCTCCAGCGGAGCGGACGCGGTGGAAAAGGTCGTGCGGGCCAGCCGGGAAGGGCGCGATTACGACGCGGTCATTTTGGATTGGAAAATGCCCGAGCTGGACGGCCTGCACACCGCCGAGCGTATCCGCGAGAAGGTGGGCCGTCAATTCCCCATCCTCATCATGTCCGCGTATGATTGGAGCGATATCGAGGATGTCGCAAAGCGGGCGGGCGTCAACGGTTTTTTGCAAAAGCCGATTTTTCGCTCCACGCTGTGCTATGGGATTAAAAGATACGTTTTGCAGCAAAAGGCGGAAAAAAGCGTGCAGCCCACTTATGATTTTTCGGGCAAGCGCCTGCTTCTGGTAGAAGATAACGAACTGAACCGTGAGATCGCGGTTGAGCTGTTGCAGCGGACCGGCGCGATCGTCGACACGGCGTGCAACGGCAAGCAGGGGATAGAACGGTTTGAAAACGTTCCGGAAGGGTATTACGCGCTGATCCTGATGGACATTCAAATGCCGGTGATGGACGGTCTGGCCGCGACCCGCGTCATCCGCGCGCTTTCCCGCGCCGACGCGGCGACGGTACCGATTATCGCCATGACCGCCGACGCGTTCGCGGAGGACGTCGTCGCGGCGAAGCAAGCCGGCATGACCAGCCATCTGGCCAAGCCGATCGACGTGGCCGAGCTGTACCGTGTGATACAAGCCTGTCTTGCATAA
- a CDS encoding tautomerase family protein: MPHIDITMFPGRDHDTKAALAQKVQRFIAQDLGIEERVVSVSIRDIPKDKWAEHMAAFEEDTQFIKPKA, translated from the coding sequence ATGCCACATATCGACATCACCATGTTCCCCGGGCGGGATCATGACACCAAAGCCGCCCTCGCGCAAAAGGTACAGCGTTTTATCGCACAGGACCTTGGCATAGAGGAAAGAGTCGTATCGGTATCCATCCGTGATATCCCCAAGGACAAATGGGCCGAGCACATGGCCGCATTTGAAGAGGATACCCAATTCATCAAGCCCAAGGCCTGA
- a CDS encoding ABC transporter substrate-binding protein, which produces MKRKLTKAGLLVALTVLALVGAGCGMGQTDPELYLDHSIPETPITIFTQNEEVSDAIEDCCKTVLNQDGSTNIMVYSDSANFYADEGLSYRELLLKRLSSGTADDLYLIPAEDVLEFDEKGYIYDMSDLDFTGNLSQDALIQSTYDGKVFSLPLSYTCFGFIWNVDMLREYGLNVPENLEEFLHVCQTLKENGILPYGANKDFALTVPVMCAGLYDLYQGEGCAQKVEAVSNGATPVSTYMEKGFAFLQMLIDKGYMDPERALDTLPSREEEREFFAERNCAFICALYRGKAFRGYPFEIQMTPLPVLEGGSICVVGADQRLAVNPGSQHLDAAVAIVEALGRTETLDSFANNQGKISSSRNATAPDIPQSDLLIACVAEGGQIPNQDFRLHFNVWDTVRELSQQLCQGRSVAEVTAEYDAIQREEISKYGGAAVGEGWTDD; this is translated from the coding sequence ATGAAAAGAAAGCTTACAAAAGCGGGGCTGCTGGTCGCCCTTACGGTTTTGGCCCTAGTGGGGGCCGGCTGCGGAATGGGACAGACAGATCCCGAGCTCTATCTGGACCACAGCATTCCGGAAACGCCCATCACGATTTTCACGCAGAACGAAGAGGTTTCGGACGCCATAGAAGATTGCTGCAAAACAGTCCTGAATCAGGACGGAAGCACCAATATCATGGTTTACAGCGATTCCGCCAACTTTTACGCGGACGAGGGCCTTTCCTACAGGGAGCTTCTGCTCAAACGCCTTTCCTCGGGGACGGCGGACGACCTCTACCTGATCCCGGCGGAGGACGTGCTGGAATTTGACGAGAAGGGCTATATCTACGATATGTCCGATCTGGATTTCACGGGGAACCTGTCTCAGGACGCGCTGATACAGAGCACTTATGACGGGAAGGTATTCTCCCTTCCGCTGTCCTACACTTGTTTCGGCTTTATATGGAATGTGGATATGCTGCGCGAGTATGGCCTGAACGTGCCGGAAAATCTGGAGGAATTCCTGCACGTATGCCAAACGCTGAAGGAAAACGGAATACTGCCCTATGGCGCCAACAAGGACTTTGCACTGACGGTCCCGGTGATGTGCGCAGGCCTATACGACCTCTATCAGGGGGAGGGCTGCGCGCAGAAGGTGGAGGCCGTGTCGAACGGCGCTACGCCCGTCAGCACCTATATGGAAAAGGGCTTTGCATTCCTCCAAATGCTGATCGACAAGGGGTATATGGACCCGGAGCGGGCGCTAGACACGCTGCCATCCCGGGAAGAAGAGCGGGAATTTTTCGCGGAGAGGAACTGCGCCTTTATTTGCGCCCTCTATCGCGGCAAGGCCTTCCGCGGCTATCCGTTTGAAATCCAAATGACGCCCCTGCCGGTGCTGGAAGGCGGCTCTATCTGCGTTGTGGGCGCCGACCAGAGGCTGGCGGTCAACCCGGGCTCCCAGCATCTGGACGCGGCCGTCGCCATCGTGGAGGCGCTGGGCCGGACGGAAACGCTGGATTCCTTCGCCAACAATCAAGGGAAAATCTCTTCTTCCCGAAATGCCACGGCCCCGGACATTCCCCAGTCGGATTTGCTGATTGCCTGCGTGGCTGAGGGCGGGCAGATTCCTAATCAGGACTTTCGCCTGCATTTTAACGTGTGGGATACCGTGCGGGAGCTGAGCCAGCAGCTCTGTCAGGGGCGGAGCGTGGCGGAAGTGACGGCGGAATACGACGCCATACAGCGGGAGGAGATCTCCAAATATGGGGGCGCCGCCGTGGGGGAAGGTTGGACAGACGATTGA
- a CDS encoding cupin domain-containing protein: protein MTEPKSGIFERGPANTGYAQYFIGQSYLNMLTTEGVGIGNVTFEPGCRNNWHIHHKGGQILLVTAGRGWYQEWGRPARELHAGDVVNIPPETKHWHGAARDSWFVHLAVEVPAEGASNEWLEPVGNEEYDQLT from the coding sequence TTGACCGAACCCAAATCAGGAATTTTTGAAAGAGGTCCCGCAAACACAGGCTATGCCCAGTATTTTATCGGCCAAAGTTATCTGAACATGCTCACAACCGAGGGGGTGGGCATCGGTAACGTGACGTTTGAGCCCGGCTGCCGCAATAACTGGCACATCCACCACAAGGGCGGGCAGATATTGCTGGTGACCGCCGGACGCGGCTGGTATCAGGAATGGGGCCGGCCCGCGCGCGAGCTTCACGCGGGCGACGTTGTCAACATCCCGCCCGAGACCAAGCACTGGCACGGCGCCGCGCGCGACAGCTGGTTCGTGCACCTTGCGGTGGAGGTACCGGCGGAAGGCGCTTCCAACGAGTGGCTCGAACCGGTCGGCAACGAGGAATACGATCAATTAACGTAA